A genomic stretch from Carassius auratus strain Wakin unplaced genomic scaffold, ASM336829v1 scaf_tig00018110, whole genome shotgun sequence includes:
- the LOC113075953 gene encoding uncharacterized protein LOC113075953 produces the protein MAVLFTSEEETDVVNAAKTALDLKIMKSTINLYEAQTIAEATETDENVTSVCGRSPFTSLFTAVLNRAKSLHFSSKTGGKNTFFCPELIDFLMNNYMSIFPLWSGVLLGDLSRFSEISTATVSQQSKTRESNCHVEQWFWIVKHSILKKKKYLRPADFIQNMYGSLQGRYKEHIINNNLLLPYRDPEPKEKFFSQKEEWAQKTSRKDKDRHKTKYFDPPEVLPQPSQSPEVTQISTNTIQMIPDTAMDLSKTKHKPEPEYNTEPDNTEHTAEDTTEEIQYLWSKNDCEVVVAVVPSAAKKARFTLHHSEFKTLQPHKWLMGEARIFMSY, from the exons ATGGCTGTTCTTTTCACATCAGAAGAGGAGACCGACGTGGTGAATGCAGCCAAAACTGCCCTGGATCTAAAAATAATGAAGAGCACAATTAACCTTTATGAGGCACAAACGATAGCAGAGGCAACAGAAACAGATGAAAATGTAACTTCAGTGTGTGGCAGATCACCATTTACATCACTGTTCACTGCAGTTTTGAACAGAGCCAAGAGCCTCCACTTCAGTAGCAAGACAGGGGGAAAAAATACCTTTTTCTGTCCAGAGCTCATCGACTTCCTCATGAACAACTACATGAGTATCTTCCCGCTGTGGAGTGGAGTTCTTCTTGGGGATCTTAGCCGGTTTTCTGAAATCAGCACAGCTACAGTCAGCCAACAATCCAAAACAAGGGAAAGTAACTGTCATGTGGAACAGTGGTTTTGGATTGTTAAACACAGCATCCTTAAAAAGAAGAAGTACCTGCGTCCTGCTGACTTCATACAGAACATGTATGGATCTCTCCAAGGCAGATACAAAGAACACATAATTAACAACAATCTGTTACTGCCTTACCGTGATCCAGAACCTAAAGAAAAGTTCTTCAGCCAGAAAGAAGAATGGGCACAGAAAACATCAAGAAAGGACAAGGacagacataaaacaaaatactttgaCCCACCTGAAGTACTGCCACAGCCATCACAAAGTCCAGAAGTTACACAGATCAGCACCAATACCATCCAGATGATTCCAGACACAGCAATGGACctgtcaaaaacaaaacacaaacccgAACCAGAGTACAATACTGAGCCAGATAACACAGAACATACTGCTGAAGACACAACAGAAGAG ATTCAGTACCTTTGGAGCAAAAACGATTGTGAAGTGGTGGTTGCTGTTGTACCATCAGCAGCAAAAAAGGCTAGGTTCACCCTCCATCACTCAGAGTTCAAAACTCTGCAACCTCACAAGTGGCTCATGGGAGAGGCAAGAATATTCATGAGCTATTAG